In the genome of Xyrauchen texanus isolate HMW12.3.18 chromosome 33, RBS_HiC_50CHRs, whole genome shotgun sequence, one region contains:
- the LOC127626402 gene encoding solute carrier family 35 member G1-like: MGDFSERHGSVSNTDTNLSVGPYREDDIRVLCQKVDDGDFGEEIHLQTRSEVPVDEDDDAEDCRQVNGSVFDGVYEPVKTSDVDRDDDDGGGDGDQDTMANTFQIEKKQACPGLGLLYSLLASAFFSVAALLVKKIEGIHAIEISAIRCFFQMLFVMPAMIYYKTGFLGPRGMRIFLFLRGFLGSNAMILLYYAIMQMSLADATVIMFSNPVFTALLAWIFLKERCTIWDVIFTIFTLTGVILIARPPFLFGGEVPGIEGDYTNHIKGTAAAFTGAVGAACTMVILRKIGKSVHYYLSVWYYAVLGLIECVIVLFILDEWTIPSCGWDRWTLMAIGLLGIAGQAFLTKALQIEKAGPVALMRTMDVVLAFILQFLFLNRKPTWWSLGGALCVISSTSGVAIRKWYTSTRQKS; encoded by the exons ATGGGTGACTTTAGTGAGCGCCATGGATCTGTGAGTAATACTGACACAAATCTATCTGTTGGCCCTTATAGAGAGGACGACATCAGAGTGCTTTGTCAGAAAGTTGACGATGGGGATTTTGGCGAGGAAATACACTTGCAAACACGATCTGAAGTGCCGGTGGATGAGGATGATGACGCGGAGGATTGCCGCCAGGTAAACGGCAGTGTGTTTGACGGGGTTTATGAGCCGGTTAAGACAAGCGACGTGGAccgtgatgatgatgatggtggtggcgaTGGTGATCAGGACACGATGGCAAACACATTTCAGATAG AAAAGAAGCAAGCATGTCCAGGCCTGGGTCTCCTGTACAGTTTGTTAGCATCCGCCTTTTTCTCTGTTGCTGCTCTACTGGTGAAGAAAATTGAGGGCATTCACGCCATCGAAATCAGTGCGATTCGGTGCTTCTTCCAGATGCTATTTGTCATGCCAGCCATGATATATTACAA AACTGGGTTTTTGGGACCAAGAGGAATGCGGATCTTCCTGTTTCTCAGAGGGTTCCTGGGATCCAATGCCATGATCTTGTTGTATTACGCAATCATGCAGATGTCTCTAGCCGATGCCACAGTTATAATGTTCAGCAATCCAGTTTTCACAGCTTTGCTGGCTTGGATATTCCTCAAAGAGAGATGCACAATATGGGAtgtcatttttactatatttaCACTTACCGGCGTCATACTCATAGCGAGACCTCCCTTCCTTTTTGGTGGCGAAGTGCCAGGAATCGAAGGAGACTACACCAATCACATCAAAGGCACGGCGGCCGCCTTCACGGGTGCTGTTGGGGCGGCGTGCACAATGGTGATCTTGAGAAAAATAGGGAAAAGCGTTCATTACTACCTCTCAGTTTGGTACTATGCAGTCCTGGGACTCATTGAGTGTGTCATTGTCTTGTTTATCTTGGATGAATGGACCATACCATCCTGTGGATGGGACCGGTGGACCCTTATGGCAATCGGGCTGCTCGGCATAGCCGGCCAGGCGTTCCTCACCAAAGCCCTGCAGATTGAGAAAGCAGGGCCAGTTGCACTGATGAGGACGATGGATGTGGTCCTGGCCTTCATCTTGCAGTTCCTGTTTCTCAACCGCAAACCGACATGGTGGAGTCTTGGAGGGGCATTGTGTGTGATCAGCAGCACTAGTGGGGTGGCCATAAGGAAGTGGTACACCAGTACAAGACAAAAGAGCTGA